Proteins encoded by one window of Methanothermobacter sp. K4:
- a CDS encoding diacylglycerol/polyprenol kinase family protein: MRYRREFFRQIIHAAGIVFVILAGYLGTLPMVTLSLTAALLGELIFQLDRRFTLPFFSYVLRSCRRDDTERGFIYYFLGMALTYALFGFNIPVASASVIILTLGDSLSTIIGREYGSHPLPFNPDKSIEGSAAFLFAGFLGALFFLDPITALAGAIAGMLVEAYTPVEDNITIPIGAGAVMLLLVH, from the coding sequence TTGAGGTACCGGAGGGAGTTCTTCAGGCAGATCATACATGCAGCAGGCATCGTGTTCGTGATCCTTGCAGGCTACCTTGGCACCCTCCCCATGGTGACCCTCTCCCTCACAGCAGCACTCCTGGGTGAGTTGATATTTCAGCTTGACAGGAGGTTCACCCTCCCCTTCTTCTCCTATGTTCTGAGGAGCTGCCGGAGGGATGATACCGAGAGGGGCTTCATCTACTACTTTCTGGGAATGGCCCTCACATATGCCCTCTTTGGCTTTAACATTCCAGTGGCCAGTGCCTCAGTTATAATACTCACCCTGGGTGACTCACTCTCCACAATCATCGGCAGGGAGTATGGTTCACATCCCCTCCCCTTTAATCCTGATAAGAGCATTGAGGGTTCAGCGGCCTTCCTTTTCGCAGGGTTCCTGGGGGCCCTCTTTTTCCTTGACCCCATAACAGCACTCGCAGGTGCTATTGCGGGTATGCTGGTGGAGGCCTACACCCCGGTTGAGGATAACATAACCATTCCCATCGGTGCCGGGGCTGTGATGCTGCTCCTCGTCCACTGA
- a CDS encoding ABC transporter permease has translation MNLLTVTKWELRGTFRSRKFLFIFIFQILVLSLTIFMFSGFIEMIGEGSTFTPSLRGFAELSVTDPSGIISGQLNPDVLYIHGGAPSRLLVDNFTGIPLNATLYLDYSDPRRTVVRDEVEAAVERASTVITSDLIETQTPRPEVREETRGEALPLQLVRRVMVSILLFLPVFLFGNLVVDSIVGEKERKTGEALIAMPIRRSEIIIGKCLSVTATVALQVGVWMILIMAAGFQISNPTGAYVTVVLSSTPIIGLTALISVYAKNYREAGIGITFAYIIAAAYLIVPALAYMAGSSGSLSPMTLTIKLISGVNLNAADLIPPVVSVLLLNILFYGLAVRLFSRDDVVFGPRPGILRLMVRP, from the coding sequence ATGAATCTCCTAACAGTTACAAAATGGGAACTCAGGGGAACATTCAGGAGCCGTAAATTCCTCTTCATATTCATATTCCAGATACTGGTACTTTCACTCACCATATTCATGTTCAGTGGCTTCATTGAGATGATCGGTGAGGGAAGCACTTTCACCCCCTCCCTCAGGGGTTTTGCAGAGCTCAGTGTCACCGACCCCTCAGGTATCATCTCCGGGCAGCTAAACCCTGACGTCCTCTATATACATGGGGGTGCACCCTCCAGGCTCCTTGTCGATAACTTCACCGGCATCCCCCTGAATGCAACACTCTACCTTGACTATTCTGATCCAAGAAGGACCGTTGTAAGGGACGAGGTGGAAGCCGCTGTTGAAAGGGCATCCACCGTGATAACCAGTGACCTCATTGAAACCCAGACCCCGAGACCTGAGGTCCGCGAGGAGACACGGGGTGAGGCCCTTCCACTTCAGCTTGTGAGGCGGGTTATGGTTTCAATTCTCCTCTTTCTCCCGGTTTTCCTGTTCGGGAACCTTGTGGTGGACAGTATTGTGGGTGAAAAGGAGAGGAAAACAGGTGAAGCCCTCATCGCAATGCCCATAAGGCGCTCTGAGATCATCATCGGGAAGTGCCTCTCTGTTACTGCCACGGTGGCGCTGCAGGTGGGTGTGTGGATGATCCTGATAATGGCGGCCGGTTTCCAGATAAGCAACCCGACAGGTGCATATGTCACCGTTGTGCTCTCATCAACACCCATCATCGGGCTCACGGCACTCATATCTGTTTATGCAAAGAACTACCGTGAGGCCGGGATAGGTATAACCTTTGCCTACATAATCGCAGCAGCATACCTGATTGTGCCTGCCCTCGCCTACATGGCAGGTTCCTCAGGGTCCCTCTCACCCATGACCCTCACCATAAAGCTGATATCCGGGGTTAACCTGAATGCAGCTGACCTCATACCACCCGTGGTCTCAGTCCTTTTACTTAACATCCTCTTCTATGGCCTTGCAGTGAGATTATTCAGCAGGGATGATGTGGTTTTTGGTCCAAGGCCTGGTATTTTAAGGTTGATGGTGAGACCATGA
- a CDS encoding ABC transporter ATP-binding protein, translated as MIEVDSVSKSFGRIRALDNLSFTVREGELMGIIGHNGAGKTTAIRIIAGILHPDSGTVHVGGYDVTRDPLRVKAMIGYLPEEPNLYERFRAADLLRYFGELYGVPRDVLDDRIYELLELVGMSERAEDPINTFSKGMRQRIGIARALIHDPPIIIFDEPTMGLDPATAFSIREFIRELKGSRTMILCTHYMEEADYLCDRVAIINRGRILDIGTPDELKSRVQGDLILEVKVSEPSLVSRESLMEISGVKSVVIDGKIIRFSLGSRESMKEVIENIPGTVFSVNTREATLNDVFIQSLKGA; from the coding sequence ATGATAGAGGTGGACTCTGTCTCTAAAAGCTTTGGAAGAATCAGGGCCCTTGATAACCTCAGCTTCACTGTGAGGGAAGGGGAACTCATGGGCATAATCGGTCATAACGGTGCCGGTAAGACCACCGCGATACGCATAATAGCAGGGATACTGCACCCTGACTCTGGCACAGTCCATGTGGGTGGATATGATGTTACCAGGGATCCCCTCAGGGTTAAAGCAATGATAGGCTACCTTCCAGAGGAACCCAACCTCTATGAGCGTTTCAGGGCGGCGGATCTCCTGAGGTACTTCGGTGAACTCTATGGTGTCCCCCGGGATGTGCTGGATGACAGGATATATGAGTTACTTGAACTCGTGGGTATGAGTGAACGTGCAGAGGACCCCATAAACACATTCTCCAAGGGCATGCGGCAGAGGATAGGAATAGCAAGGGCCCTCATACATGACCCTCCAATCATAATATTCGACGAACCCACCATGGGGCTTGATCCGGCAACAGCATTCTCAATAAGGGAATTCATAAGGGAGCTCAAGGGATCAAGGACCATGATACTCTGCACCCACTACATGGAGGAGGCCGACTACCTCTGTGACAGGGTCGCCATAATAAACAGGGGGCGCATACTAGACATTGGAACCCCGGATGAACTCAAATCCAGGGTCCAGGGGGACCTTATACTTGAAGTTAAGGTCTCAGAGCCCTCACTGGTCAGCAGAGAATCTCTTATGGAGATAAGTGGTGTTAAATCCGTTGTAATTGATGGTAAAATTATCAGGTTCTCCCTTGGTAGCCGTGAATCCATGAAAGAGGTTATAGAGAATATCCCTGGAACTGTCTTCAGTGTGAACACCCGGGAGGCAACACTCAACGACGTATTCATACAGAGCCTGAAGGGGGCCTAG
- the purL gene encoding phosphoribosylformylglycinamidine synthase subunit PurL, which yields MVLTDSEIEFIRKELGRDPNPLEYGMLDVMFSEHCSYKSSRPVLGLFPTEGEGVIIGPGDDAGVVEVTDELAMAIGIESHNHPSAIEPYGGAGTGIGGILRDIISMGAMPIALLDSLRFGYLEDQKSRYLFEHVVKGISDYGNRVGVPTVAGEVEFDDNFQLNPLVNVMCAGLVRRDDIKRGIAPRVGDVFLLMGGRTGRDGIHGVTFASEELTSSSELEDRPAVQVGDPFTKKMVMEASFEIMEKIEVSGVKDLGGGGLTCCISELVAKCDNGARVNLEAIPLREEGMTPYEIMLSESQERMIFVLSPDRVDEAMEICRKYELPAAVIGEVTDTGRMIVESEGNVIADLPAKLLADPPVIEREAKKPDLPEGQVKVQHPPLTEALLKLLSSPNIASKRWVYRQYDHEVQIRTVVKPGDDAAVLRVDDETGVALTVDCNSIHTRLDPYGGGAASVGEAIRNVVSMGAWPLCIVDCLNFGNPEKPEVFWQFRECVRGMADMAETFGTPVISGNVSFYNETEGVTVNPSPVVGVAGTLPLDNIKTMDFKAEGEKIIVIGDTKPELGASEYLRTVHGIVDGKPPETDLRAEFDAANSVRKIIERFGDEVTAIHDCSAGGIGVAVAEMAIKSGIGATIDTGKIPGSFSNIHEALFSESNGRYIIAVKGSVDEIIQEIEVPCAVIGITGGGALKFDDVAMDVSELYDAYHGVIEAYMST from the coding sequence ATGGTTTTAACAGATTCGGAGATTGAATTCATAAGGAAAGAACTTGGGAGGGATCCGAATCCCCTTGAATACGGGATGCTGGATGTGATGTTCTCTGAGCACTGCTCATACAAGAGCAGCCGCCCGGTCCTTGGACTCTTCCCAACCGAGGGTGAAGGAGTAATCATAGGCCCCGGTGATGACGCCGGTGTGGTTGAGGTCACCGATGAGCTGGCCATGGCCATTGGGATTGAGAGCCACAACCATCCCTCCGCGATAGAACCCTATGGGGGGGCAGGTACAGGTATAGGCGGGATTCTGAGGGATATAATCTCAATGGGTGCCATGCCCATAGCCCTCCTTGACTCCCTCAGATTCGGGTACCTGGAGGACCAGAAATCAAGGTACCTCTTTGAGCACGTGGTTAAGGGTATATCGGATTACGGGAACCGTGTGGGGGTTCCAACCGTCGCAGGTGAGGTTGAATTTGATGATAACTTCCAGCTGAACCCCCTCGTGAATGTTATGTGCGCAGGCCTTGTGCGCAGGGATGATATAAAAAGGGGGATAGCACCAAGGGTAGGTGACGTATTCCTCCTCATGGGGGGCAGAACAGGCAGGGATGGGATCCATGGTGTAACCTTCGCCTCTGAGGAACTCACCAGTTCATCTGAACTGGAGGACCGGCCGGCGGTTCAGGTTGGCGACCCATTCACCAAGAAGATGGTGATGGAGGCAAGCTTTGAGATAATGGAGAAAATAGAGGTTTCAGGTGTGAAGGACCTCGGGGGCGGGGGTTTAACATGCTGCATCTCTGAACTCGTGGCCAAGTGTGATAACGGTGCAAGGGTCAACCTGGAGGCCATACCCCTGAGGGAGGAGGGAATGACACCCTATGAGATAATGCTCTCAGAGTCACAGGAGAGAATGATATTCGTGCTCAGCCCTGACAGGGTTGATGAGGCAATGGAGATCTGCAGGAAATATGAGCTCCCGGCTGCGGTCATAGGTGAGGTTACAGATACCGGCAGGATGATCGTTGAAAGCGAAGGGAATGTTATAGCGGACCTGCCAGCAAAGCTCCTTGCCGATCCCCCGGTGATTGAAAGGGAAGCAAAAAAACCTGATCTACCTGAGGGGCAGGTGAAGGTCCAGCACCCCCCTCTCACTGAGGCGCTCCTTAAACTACTCTCATCACCCAACATTGCAAGCAAGAGGTGGGTTTACCGCCAGTATGACCATGAGGTTCAGATAAGGACCGTTGTGAAGCCTGGCGATGATGCGGCGGTCCTCAGGGTCGACGATGAGACGGGTGTTGCACTAACCGTTGACTGCAACAGCATCCACACAAGGCTGGACCCATACGGTGGCGGCGCAGCCTCCGTGGGGGAGGCGATAAGGAACGTTGTTTCAATGGGGGCCTGGCCACTCTGCATAGTTGACTGCCTCAACTTCGGCAACCCGGAGAAACCGGAGGTTTTCTGGCAGTTCAGGGAATGCGTGAGGGGAATGGCTGACATGGCAGAGACCTTCGGCACGCCAGTAATAAGCGGTAATGTGAGCTTCTACAATGAAACCGAGGGGGTCACGGTGAACCCCTCCCCTGTGGTTGGAGTGGCAGGGACGCTCCCACTTGACAACATAAAAACAATGGACTTCAAGGCCGAGGGCGAGAAGATAATCGTCATCGGGGATACAAAACCTGAACTGGGCGCTTCAGAGTACCTCAGGACAGTTCATGGCATTGTTGATGGTAAACCCCCTGAAACAGATCTCAGGGCGGAATTTGACGCTGCAAACTCAGTCAGGAAGATAATTGAGAGATTCGGTGATGAGGTAACAGCAATACATGACTGTTCAGCAGGTGGTATAGGGGTTGCAGTTGCTGAGATGGCCATAAAGTCAGGTATCGGGGCAACCATAGACACAGGGAAGATCCCTGGAAGCTTCAGTAACATCCATGAGGCCCTATTCTCTGAATCAAATGGAAGGTACATCATAGCCGTAAAAGGATCCGTGGATGAGATAATCCAGGAAATTGAAGTGCCGTGTGCTGTCATAGGAATTACTGGCGGCGGCGCCCTCAAATTTGATGATGTGGCAATGGATGTATCTGAACTTTATGATGCCTACCATGGGGTTATTGAGGCATACATGTCCACATAG
- a CDS encoding site-2 protease family protein, giving the protein MNALWFYVIAFILIWTLAVLFRDRLKVEIQGPLLLRRTRRMRGFIDSIASGHPRLWRWILNAGIPVAFFFMFYMLYLMVMSLQSIFVTPQASLIVPGVDIPGAPVYVPLGYGILGLATVIVVHEFAHGILARVEGVRIKSIGLLLLAILPGAFVEPDEDDIKKVSPISKLRIYAAGSVANLILAGICFALFFGISAYAMPAAFQADGVQIDSVVPGSPASEVLKPGLVIESINGMPTTNLTTYGMALKRIRVGEVITIDTDQGTFRLKTGRNPNNSSRAYMGIRTSNHLQVRGSVASVFGGTLPFALTYLEELFFWIFFLNFAVGTVNLLPAKPLDGGLMFEELLRYRLPERIVKPAVSYVSIFVILIIAVSIIWGTGRGILMMF; this is encoded by the coding sequence ATGAATGCACTTTGGTTTTACGTCATCGCATTTATCCTGATATGGACACTCGCTGTTCTTTTCAGGGACAGACTAAAGGTTGAGATACAGGGACCCCTCCTCCTGAGGAGAACAAGGAGGATGAGGGGATTCATTGACAGCATCGCATCGGGCCATCCAAGACTCTGGAGGTGGATACTGAACGCGGGCATCCCTGTGGCGTTCTTCTTCATGTTCTACATGCTCTACCTCATGGTGATGTCCCTTCAGAGCATATTCGTGACCCCACAGGCGTCACTCATCGTGCCGGGTGTTGACATACCAGGGGCACCGGTTTACGTGCCTCTGGGTTACGGTATACTGGGCCTTGCCACGGTCATAGTGGTGCATGAATTCGCCCATGGGATACTTGCAAGGGTTGAGGGGGTCCGCATAAAATCCATTGGCCTCCTTCTTCTGGCAATACTTCCGGGTGCTTTCGTTGAACCTGACGAGGATGATATCAAGAAGGTGAGCCCCATATCAAAGCTGAGGATATATGCCGCTGGATCAGTGGCAAACCTCATACTTGCAGGTATATGCTTTGCACTCTTCTTTGGTATTTCAGCATATGCCATGCCCGCAGCCTTCCAGGCCGATGGTGTTCAGATAGATAGCGTGGTTCCTGGAAGCCCTGCAAGTGAGGTCCTCAAACCGGGTCTGGTTATTGAGAGCATAAATGGAATGCCAACCACAAACCTCACCACATATGGAATGGCCCTTAAGAGGATACGGGTGGGTGAGGTTATCACAATAGACACGGATCAGGGGACCTTCAGGCTTAAGACAGGCAGAAACCCCAACAACTCAAGCAGGGCCTACATGGGTATCCGGACCAGCAACCACCTGCAGGTGAGGGGGTCAGTGGCATCGGTCTTTGGTGGCACCCTACCATTTGCCCTCACATACCTGGAGGAGCTCTTCTTCTGGATATTCTTCCTGAACTTTGCAGTGGGCACGGTGAACCTTCTACCTGCCAAGCCCCTTGATGGTGGACTTATGTTTGAGGAGCTCCTGCGCTACAGGTTACCGGAGAGGATTGTTAAACCGGCGGTCAGCTATGTCTCCATATTTGTTATACTTATCATAGCGGTGAGTATAATATGGGGCACAGGACGCGGCATTCTGATGATGTTCTGA
- a CDS encoding ABC transporter permease gives MKLKALTVKEARDIFSNRIYMLLVLVQVIIILGAYGLAVVSSVAADPELIGEWGGSRFLKVGVVGDESLLIEGLEREGLSVRKFPDLADARKSLGSGVVAIVYTGGGDVRIEADTGSAFYTIMSERLQRAASWYAEQKQFREAGIPASTVKALENPVKLKIVAINRERYAPLAVESSYFVEIMYGFIIPFVVFLPFFLGSNIVTDSVVGEKERKTFEVLLMVPLSETSIILGKITPALIFSFVQSLLWLGIIILLGVPVYNIPLLSIIMFLTGLGFTGTGLFISILADSTKEANSAITVVLFFATFLLFVPLFMDMDTLNPIIRFIPSIIMVKLSSSPYINPGLIYDMLPSAFLSVILFAASVVSFRREGVIRL, from the coding sequence ATGAAATTGAAGGCCCTTACAGTTAAGGAGGCGCGGGACATATTCTCAAACAGGATCTACATGCTGCTTGTCCTGGTGCAGGTCATAATAATACTGGGTGCCTATGGACTTGCAGTTGTAAGTTCCGTTGCAGCAGATCCAGAGCTCATTGGGGAGTGGGGTGGTTCCAGGTTCCTCAAGGTGGGTGTTGTGGGAGACGAAAGTCTGCTCATTGAGGGCCTTGAAAGGGAGGGTCTCAGTGTCAGGAAATTCCCGGATCTTGCTGATGCCAGGAAAAGTCTTGGTTCTGGGGTGGTTGCCATTGTCTACACCGGCGGTGGGGATGTCCGTATCGAAGCAGACACCGGCAGTGCATTCTACACCATCATGAGCGAAAGGCTTCAGCGTGCTGCCTCATGGTACGCGGAGCAGAAACAGTTCAGGGAGGCGGGTATTCCAGCATCCACAGTTAAAGCCCTGGAGAATCCTGTTAAACTGAAAATTGTCGCCATCAACAGGGAAAGGTATGCTCCCCTTGCAGTTGAAAGCTCCTACTTTGTGGAGATAATGTACGGGTTCATAATACCCTTCGTGGTTTTCCTCCCATTCTTCCTTGGGAGTAACATTGTAACCGACAGTGTTGTTGGCGAGAAGGAAAGAAAAACCTTCGAGGTCCTCCTGATGGTCCCCCTATCCGAGACCAGCATCATTCTTGGTAAGATAACCCCTGCGCTCATTTTTTCGTTCGTTCAGAGCCTCCTGTGGCTCGGAATAATAATACTCCTTGGGGTGCCGGTTTACAACATCCCCCTGCTGTCCATCATAATGTTCCTCACGGGTCTGGGGTTCACAGGGACCGGCCTATTCATATCCATCCTTGCAGACAGCACAAAGGAGGCCAACTCTGCCATCACGGTGGTGCTCTTCTTTGCAACATTCCTGCTCTTCGTGCCCCTCTTCATGGATATGGATACCCTCAACCCAATAATACGCTTCATACCCAGCATCATAATGGTCAAACTCTCATCGAGCCCATATATCAACCCTGGTCTCATCTATGACATGTTACCGTCGGCCTTTTTATCTGTAATCCTCTTTGCGGCTTCAGTTGTCTCATTCAGGAGGGAAGGAGTTATAAGACTCTGA
- the glp gene encoding gephyrin-like molybdotransferase Glp, translating into MFLSELIPLRDAFRILDENQILTETETLNLLYAHKRVLGEDLRARFDSPPFDRSAMDGYAVRAEDTFGSSPENPSIFAVTDSIGAGDVSDVDVGRGEAVKIATGAPIPDGADAVVMEEYTVSSGSEISVVRPVFPGENVAPAGEDFRAGDTVLTKGTLLRPAEIAMAASAGYSQLRVYKKPSVKVIITGNELMEPSADLEPGKIPNSNLYTLRALVESAGGEAEVSHAPDDMDIIVDEIRGAVKEHDMVITTGGTAVSRGDVVVDAVDSLGDVLFHGVAMRPGKPVAFGMVEGKPIFMLSGYPVAAMVQFDVLARYYLLRMQHLDYRHRTVKRRCLGKVASGPGRTEYLRSNADNVTVKPVQSRGSGIIRSMVESNAYIVIDENLEGIAEDEECEVLLFDSMTL; encoded by the coding sequence ATGTTTCTATCAGAACTCATACCACTGAGGGATGCATTCAGGATTCTTGATGAAAATCAGATATTAACTGAAACTGAAACCCTGAATCTGCTATATGCCCATAAAAGGGTTCTTGGAGAGGATTTGAGGGCCAGATTTGACTCCCCACCCTTTGACAGGTCAGCGATGGACGGATACGCGGTGAGGGCCGAGGATACATTCGGTTCGTCACCTGAGAATCCATCAATATTCGCTGTCACAGATTCCATAGGGGCCGGGGATGTCTCGGATGTGGATGTGGGTAGGGGTGAGGCTGTTAAAATCGCAACAGGAGCCCCCATACCCGACGGGGCAGACGCTGTGGTCATGGAGGAGTACACTGTCAGTTCAGGGTCTGAGATCAGTGTTGTAAGACCTGTGTTCCCTGGAGAGAACGTGGCACCGGCAGGTGAGGATTTCAGGGCAGGGGATACCGTCCTGACTAAAGGAACCCTCCTCAGACCTGCAGAAATTGCCATGGCGGCATCCGCAGGTTACAGCCAGCTGAGGGTGTACAAAAAGCCATCAGTAAAGGTGATAATAACAGGTAATGAGCTCATGGAGCCTTCAGCAGACCTTGAACCAGGCAAGATACCCAACTCAAACCTCTACACCCTCAGGGCCCTTGTTGAGAGTGCAGGTGGAGAGGCAGAGGTTAGCCACGCCCCCGACGACATGGATATCATAGTGGATGAAATCAGAGGGGCAGTGAAGGAACATGACATGGTCATAACAACCGGCGGAACAGCGGTGAGCCGGGGGGATGTGGTTGTGGATGCTGTGGACAGTCTTGGCGACGTACTCTTTCATGGGGTGGCAATGAGGCCAGGAAAACCTGTAGCGTTTGGAATGGTTGAGGGTAAACCAATATTCATGCTTTCAGGTTATCCTGTCGCTGCCATGGTGCAGTTCGATGTCCTTGCAAGGTACTATCTTCTCAGAATGCAGCACCTGGATTACAGGCACAGAACAGTGAAGAGGCGGTGTCTTGGCAAGGTTGCATCTGGCCCTGGAAGGACAGAGTACCTGCGGTCAAATGCAGACAACGTAACAGTTAAACCTGTCCAGAGCAGAGGTTCAGGTATAATAAGGTCAATGGTGGAGTCAAATGCCTACATAGTAATAGATGAGAACCTTGAGGGCATAGCTGAAGATGAGGAGTGTGAGGTCCTCCTCTTTGATTCAATGACACTCTGA